Proteins encoded by one window of Yamadazyma tenuis chromosome 2, complete sequence:
- the hob1 gene encoding BAR adaptor protein Hob1 (COG:U; EggNog:ENOG503NU0B; BUSCO:EOG09262PPU) → MSFKGLKKTIVRAPQNFRQKLNMGEITHDPVYADAERRFKELELETKKLSDESKRYFNAVNGMLDYQVDFSKAIEEIYKPISGKLSDPNAAQPEDNPEGIKASESYREVVLELKETLKPDLQLIETRIVAPAQELLKVIQCIRKMATKRDHKQVDLDRRNRTYKKYQDKKERTAKDEEKMYNAEAEIQIAQQEYDYYNDMLKTELPILFQMQSDFIRPLFVSFYYMQLNIFYTLYNRMEELKIPYFDLTTDIVEAYHFKKGGVEEQTDAIGITHFKVGHAKAKLEATKRRFAAQGAEGTPAYGAYGAGETNTLPPYSPGAAPVQQYGDYKNPNGPGYVAPGQPQYGQPQYGQPQSPQYQTPPSSAPAYGAGVAAPAYGGYGSPSPISPTPATPVSAIATGSQTCTALYEYTAQAQGDLTFPAGAVIEIVERTADVNGWWTGSRNNQRI, encoded by the exons ATGTCTTTCAAAGGATTGAAAAAAACAATTGTTAGAGCACCACAGAACTTTCGgcaaaagttgaacatgGGTGAAATAACCCATGACCCTGTTTATGCCGATGCTGAAAGAAGattcaaagaattggagcttgaaaccaaaaaattgAGCGACGAAAGTAAGAGGTATTTCAATGCTGTAAATGGGATGTTGGATTACCAAGTGGATTTTAGCAAGGCCATTGAGGAAATCTATAAGCCTATCAGTGGGAAATTAAGTGATCCTAATGCTGCTCAACCTGAAGATAACCCTGAAGGTATTAAGGCTAGTGAGCTGTACCGAGAGGTTGTCCTcgagttgaaagaaacttTAAAGCCAGATTTGCAGTTGATTGAAACTAGGATTGTTGCTCCAGCtcaagagcttttgaaGGTCATTCAATGTATTAGAAAAATGGCCACCAAAAGAGATCATAAGCAAGTTGACTTGGACAGGCGTAACAGAACTTACAAAAAGTACCAAGATAAAAAGGAAAGAACAGCGAAAGACGAAGAAAAGATGTATAATGCCGAAGCTGAAATCCAAATTGCTCAACAAGAGTACGATTATTATAATGACATGTTGAAAACCGAATTGCCTATCTTGTTCCAAATGCAAAGTGACTTCATTCGTCCATTGTTTGTGAGTTTCTATTATATGCAATTGAATATCTTCTACACTTTATACAACCGaatggaagaattgaaaatCCCATACTTTGACTTGACCActgatattgttgaagcCTACCATTTCAAAAAGGGCGGTGTGGAAGAACAAACTGATGCCATTGGTATTACCCACTTCAAGGTGGGACACGCTAAAGCCAAATTGGAAGCTACGAAGAGAAGGTTTGCTGCTCAAGGTGCTGAAGGAACTCCGGCTTATGGGGCTTATGGTGCTGGTGAAACGAATACGTTGCCACCTTATTCCCCAGGTGCTGCTCCCGTTCAACAATATGGTGATTACAAGAACCCCAATGGACCTGGATATGTAGCACCAGGCCAACCCCAATATGGTCAGCCACAGTACGGACAACCGCAATCACCCCAGTACcaaacacctccaagttCGGCCCCTGCATACGGTGCAGGTGTTGCAGCCCCAGCTTACGGAGGTTACGGATCACCAAGCCCGATCTCTCCGACCCCTGCTACACCTGTTTCGGCTATTGCCACCGGATCCCAAACCTGTACTGCATTGTACGAATATACTGCTCAAGCTCAAGGCGATTTAACGTTCCCAGCTGGAGCCGTTATAGAGATTGTTGAGAGAACCGCTGATGTCAACGGCTGGTGGACCGGAAG CCGCAACAACCAAAGAAtctga
- the BNA2 gene encoding tryptophan 2,3- dioxygenase (COG:E; EggNog:ENOG503NV67), producing MINPEDYGVYPTSGFLPSKLPLEKLPQDYYKPWETIVSNLPSLILNRRVRTVINKLPLLDTTLLESFEQQRRAYQVLGFLAHGYIWGSDEPINKLPQQIAKPLLEVSEPLGLPPLATYAGLCLWNFKQIVPDESNVWDLDNLTTINTFTGGMDESWFYLISVHFEYKASFTVNTGLKILEAIEQDAPELVTKHLQTLAEMIDHLGSVLMRMEEMCDPHIFYFRIRPFLAGWRNMADAGLDKSGVIYGNDPNPKVYAGGSNAQSSSIQFLDALLNVKHFPTGQRPVPHQNTPSNTQPPSESNFMNEMREYMPRPHREFLQKIESISTISEYVTSRRDQYPELTLSYDASLAMLKSFRDKHIQIVTRYIILQAKKGSKLGSSSTMRSGLAKSRSKKKEEEQRGTGGTALLPFLKQCRDETGDPAAGNWGKRILSDGVMRLNFSRPNGINED from the coding sequence ATGATAAACCCAGAAGACTATGGGGTTTATCCAACCTCAGGATTTCTACCATCGAAACTACCACTTGAAAAATTGCCTCAAGACTATTATAAGCCTTGGGAAACCATCGTGTCTAACTTACCttcattgatattgaatAGGAGAGTTAGGACGGTTATCAATAAGTTACCCCTTCTTGACACAACATTActtgaaagttttgaacaacaaagaAGAGCCTACCAAGTATTGGGGTTTTTGGCTCATGGCTACATATGGGGGAGTGATGAACCCATAAATAAACTACCACAACAGATTGCAAAACCATTGCTTGAAGTAAGCGAGCCATTGGGACTACCTCCGTTGGCCACATACGCAGGGTTATGTCTTTGGAACTTCAAGCAAATTGTTCCTGACGAGTCAAATGTATGGGACCTTGACAATTTAACCACTATAAACACTTTTACGGGTGGCATGGATGAGAGCTGGTTCTATTTGATTAGTGTTCATTTTGAATACAAGGCAAGCTTCACAGTGAACACAGGTTTAAAGATATTGGAAgccattgaacaagatgCTCCTGAACTTGTAACAAAGCACCTTCAAACTTTGGCTGAAATGATTGATCACTTGGGTTCCgtgttgatgagaatggAAGAGATGTGTGATCCCCATATCTTTTATTTTAGGATAAGACCATTTTTGGCAGGTTGGAGAAATATGGCGGATGCAGGCCTAGATAAGAGTGGTGTGATATATGGTAATGATCCGAATCCTAAAGTATATGCTGGTGGCTCCAATGCTCAATCTTCATCTATCCAATTTTTGGATGCTTTATTGAATGTGAAACATTTTCCAACAGGGCAAAGGCCCGTGCCCCACCAGAATACGCCTTCTAATACTCAACCACCCAGTGAGAGTAACTTTATGAATGAAATGAGAGAATATATGCCTAGACCACACAGGGAGTTCTTACAAAAGATTGAAAGTATATCAACCATCAGTGAATATGTTACCAGCCGCAGGGACCAGTACCCAGAACTCACGCTCAGCTACGATGCTTCTCTTGCTATGTTGAAGCTGTTCAGAGATAAACATATCCAAATTGTTACCAGATATATCATTTTGCAAGCCAAGAAGGGAAGTAAGCTaggctcttcttcaacaatgagATCTGGCTTGGCAAAATCTAGAAGCAAGAAAAAAGAGGAAGAACAACGTGGAACTGGAGGAACTGCTTTGCTTCCATTTCTAAAACAATGCAGAGATGAAACAGGTGATCCAGCTGCTGGTAATTGGGGTAAAAGAATCCTTAGTGATGGTGTAATGAGATTGAATTTCAGTAGACCCAATGGAATTAATGAAGACTAA